One Granulicella sp. 5B5 DNA window includes the following coding sequences:
- a CDS encoding S53 family peptidase, translating to MAKSKFAEQSRVALKGSARKPFEAAGQVGAVERSAESVAEAGITVTVIVKPKSPVPPATGVGQVRMSREEFAEKHGADPASVAVVKAFAEEFGLTMDASPSPGRCTVHLHGTVSDMERAFGVALRRVESGSGAFRVREGAVNIPQELDGHVIAVLGLDNRPQARPHFRIAKPNAVTGSFTPVQVGALYGFPQGVTASGQTIGIVELGGGFVESDIETYFSGLGLSAPAVTAVTVDGGTNSPGDPSGADGEVMLDIEVSAAVAPGAKVAVYFAPNTDQGFVDAVSTAVHDTVNKPSVVSISWGGPESTWTAQGLAALNAACQAAAAVGVTITVAAGDDGSTDGVSGSANHVDFPASSPNVLACGGTKLMGSGTRITNEVVWNELSDDEGATGGGVSNSFALPSWQANSNVPAPTTKGGGRGVPDVAGDADPSTGYEVLVDGEQQVIGGTSAVAPLWAGLIALANAQNGSDAGFVNPALYASGGAGAFRDITQGNNGGFSAGPGWDACTGLGSPVGSAIISLLKTV from the coding sequence ATGGCGAAGTCAAAGTTTGCAGAGCAGAGCAGAGTCGCGCTGAAGGGCAGCGCACGGAAGCCGTTTGAAGCGGCGGGGCAGGTGGGTGCGGTGGAGCGCTCGGCGGAGTCGGTGGCCGAGGCCGGGATTACGGTGACGGTGATTGTGAAGCCGAAGAGCCCGGTGCCGCCTGCGACGGGCGTGGGGCAGGTGCGGATGAGCCGCGAGGAGTTTGCGGAGAAGCATGGTGCCGATCCGGCGTCGGTGGCGGTGGTGAAGGCGTTCGCCGAGGAGTTTGGATTGACGATGGACGCGAGTCCTTCTCCGGGGCGATGCACGGTGCATCTGCATGGGACGGTGTCGGATATGGAGCGGGCGTTTGGTGTGGCGCTGCGTCGCGTGGAGTCGGGCTCGGGTGCGTTCCGGGTGCGCGAGGGAGCGGTGAATATCCCGCAGGAGCTGGACGGGCATGTGATAGCGGTGCTAGGCCTGGACAACCGTCCGCAAGCGAGGCCGCATTTTCGGATCGCAAAGCCAAACGCGGTGACAGGTTCGTTTACGCCGGTGCAGGTGGGAGCGCTGTATGGGTTTCCGCAGGGCGTGACGGCGAGCGGGCAGACGATTGGGATCGTTGAGCTGGGCGGCGGGTTTGTGGAGTCGGATATTGAGACGTACTTTTCGGGGTTGGGATTGAGCGCTCCGGCGGTGACGGCTGTGACGGTGGATGGCGGGACGAATTCTCCGGGCGATCCGAGCGGCGCGGATGGCGAGGTGATGCTGGACATCGAGGTGAGTGCGGCGGTGGCGCCGGGGGCGAAGGTCGCGGTGTACTTTGCGCCGAACACAGACCAGGGATTTGTGGATGCGGTGTCGACGGCGGTGCATGACACGGTGAATAAGCCGAGCGTGGTGTCGATCAGCTGGGGCGGGCCGGAGTCGACGTGGACGGCGCAGGGCCTTGCGGCGCTGAACGCCGCGTGCCAGGCCGCCGCTGCTGTGGGTGTGACGATTACGGTGGCGGCTGGCGACGATGGTTCGACCGATGGTGTGAGCGGGTCGGCGAACCATGTGGACTTTCCGGCGTCCAGCCCAAATGTGTTGGCGTGTGGTGGGACGAAGCTGATGGGCAGCGGGACGCGGATCACGAACGAGGTGGTGTGGAATGAGCTCTCGGACGACGAGGGCGCTACCGGCGGCGGTGTGAGCAACTCGTTCGCGCTGCCGAGCTGGCAGGCGAACTCGAATGTGCCGGCGCCGACGACGAAAGGTGGTGGGCGGGGGGTTCCGGATGTGGCGGGCGATGCGGACCCGTCGACTGGATATGAGGTGCTGGTGGATGGAGAGCAACAGGTGATCGGTGGAACGAGTGCTGTGGCGCCGTTGTGGGCGGGGCTGATCGCGCTGGCGAACGCGCAGAACGGAAGCGATGCAGGGTTTGTGAATCCTGCGTTGTATGCCTCGGGTGGTGCGGGTGCGTTTCGAGACATCACGCAGGGGAACAACGGTGGGTTTTCCGCAGGGCCGGGGTGGGACGCATGCACGGGATTGGGGAGCCCGGTCGGCAGCGCGATCATTTCGCTATTGAAAACCGTGTAG
- a CDS encoding carbohydrate binding family 9 domain-containing protein, with the protein MPGRRPATDGEFVLKLLLLCGLVTGGGAVAVGQVSTGGQAGKPTVVTAAPPKPQQATDKKVPVLSRGITLRDFAEMEPKAEIKNQLTEVDGFIQSAPSDGLPGTQKTVAWIGRTSTALYVVFACYDSDPAAIRGHLARRENILTDDNVSVLLDTFQDHRRGILFQTNAAGVQADAAWTEGNGTDYSYDQVWDSDGEVTSKGWMALFAIPFKSLRFRPDAQDWGVVLQRNFPRNSETDSWPHIATSITGTLPQEGTLLGITGVTGSHNIQLNPYMLGQNVHALNGLNPLDPYFSTRNAEATGGGEVKAVVKDSIVLDATVNPDFSDIESDQPQFTVNQRYPVYFPELRPFFLENANYFTTPIDLLYTRNIVRPVFGVRATGKIGGTNIGILLADDRGPGETFATSDPDFGKKALFGVGRVTQDLGKGSSLGLMYTDYEFAGSWNRIGGVDFTWRMNEKWTATGQMVESSTKNVNGTLLGSGDEGSGDSYSAGPASTLSVSRQGHAWNLQNEFDDYSTGFQSAVGFIQTTDYYHDQEHSTYQWYPKHSFVQSIGLENNQQVAYDHQGNRIYHYSQFDPFFTLKGNTVIAPIGGENSDTVGPQDGYALSHSVNFTENYGGFVVRSAPLRQLNLNIVGLRSGNVNYNPPANNDVPFLLDQQTLQALVSVLPLHNVTIDNTYLLDRDHNAHTNADVYESQTFRTKINYQFTKALSARTIVEYDSVLANPLETSLQRTKHVSTEALLTWLPHPGTAVYVGYNNDIQNIDRALCNRLPDGDCDPNNTTPPVSRLYLNDGRQFFVKASYLLRF; encoded by the coding sequence ATGCCCGGTCGCAGACCCGCAACGGATGGAGAGTTTGTGCTGAAGCTTTTGTTGCTCTGCGGGTTGGTAACCGGTGGTGGGGCGGTTGCTGTGGGACAGGTATCGACGGGGGGACAGGCTGGCAAGCCGACGGTGGTGACGGCGGCGCCTCCGAAGCCGCAGCAGGCGACGGATAAGAAGGTGCCGGTGCTGTCGCGGGGGATCACGCTGCGGGACTTTGCGGAGATGGAGCCGAAGGCGGAGATCAAGAACCAGTTGACGGAGGTGGATGGGTTTATCCAGAGCGCGCCGAGCGACGGGTTGCCTGGGACGCAGAAGACAGTGGCTTGGATTGGGAGGACGTCGACGGCGCTGTATGTGGTGTTCGCCTGCTACGACAGTGATCCGGCGGCGATCCGCGGACACCTGGCGCGGCGGGAGAACATTCTGACTGATGACAATGTGTCGGTGCTGCTGGATACGTTCCAGGACCATCGGCGGGGGATTCTGTTTCAGACCAATGCGGCGGGCGTGCAGGCGGACGCGGCGTGGACTGAGGGAAACGGGACGGACTACAGCTACGACCAGGTGTGGGATTCGGACGGCGAGGTGACGAGCAAGGGGTGGATGGCGCTGTTTGCGATCCCGTTCAAGAGCCTGCGCTTCCGGCCGGATGCTCAGGACTGGGGCGTGGTGCTGCAGCGGAACTTTCCTCGCAACAGTGAGACGGACTCGTGGCCGCACATTGCGACGAGCATTACAGGGACTCTGCCGCAGGAGGGGACGCTGCTGGGGATCACGGGTGTGACGGGGTCGCACAACATTCAGTTGAACCCCTACATGCTGGGGCAGAACGTCCATGCGCTGAATGGGCTGAACCCGCTGGACCCTTACTTCAGCACTCGCAATGCAGAGGCAACCGGGGGCGGTGAGGTGAAAGCCGTGGTGAAGGACTCGATCGTGCTGGACGCGACGGTGAACCCGGACTTCAGCGACATTGAGAGCGACCAGCCGCAGTTCACGGTGAACCAGCGGTATCCGGTGTACTTTCCGGAGCTGCGGCCGTTCTTTCTGGAGAATGCGAATTACTTTACGACCCCGATCGACCTGCTGTACACGCGCAATATCGTGCGGCCGGTGTTTGGGGTGCGGGCGACGGGCAAGATCGGCGGGACGAACATCGGCATTCTGCTGGCGGACGATCGCGGGCCGGGCGAGACGTTTGCGACGAGCGATCCCGACTTCGGCAAGAAGGCGCTGTTTGGCGTGGGACGCGTGACCCAGGACCTGGGCAAGGGATCGAGCCTTGGGCTGATGTATACGGACTATGAGTTTGCAGGAAGCTGGAACCGCATTGGGGGCGTCGACTTTACGTGGCGGATGAATGAGAAGTGGACGGCGACCGGGCAGATGGTGGAGAGCTCGACGAAGAACGTGAATGGGACGCTGCTAGGGAGTGGAGACGAGGGCAGCGGCGATAGCTATAGCGCAGGGCCGGCGAGCACGCTCAGCGTCAGCCGGCAGGGGCATGCGTGGAACCTCCAGAATGAATTCGACGACTACAGCACGGGCTTTCAGAGTGCGGTGGGGTTCATCCAGACGACGGACTACTATCACGACCAGGAGCACTCGACCTATCAGTGGTATCCGAAGCACAGTTTTGTGCAGAGCATTGGGCTGGAGAACAATCAACAGGTGGCGTATGACCACCAGGGCAACCGGATTTATCACTACTCGCAGTTCGATCCGTTCTTCACGCTGAAGGGCAATACGGTGATTGCGCCGATCGGTGGGGAGAACTCGGATACGGTGGGGCCGCAGGATGGGTATGCGCTGTCGCACAGCGTGAACTTTACGGAGAACTATGGCGGGTTCGTGGTGCGGAGCGCGCCGCTGCGGCAGTTGAACCTGAACATCGTAGGCCTGCGGAGCGGCAATGTGAACTACAACCCGCCGGCGAACAACGATGTGCCGTTCCTGTTGGACCAGCAGACATTGCAGGCGCTGGTGAGCGTGCTTCCACTGCACAACGTGACCATCGACAACACGTACCTGCTGGACCGCGACCACAACGCGCATACGAATGCGGATGTGTATGAGAGCCAGACGTTCCGGACGAAGATCAACTACCAGTTCACGAAGGCGCTCTCGGCGAGGACGATTGTGGAGTACGACTCGGTGCTGGCGAACCCGCTGGAGACGAGCCTGCAGCGCACGAAGCATGTGAGCACGGAGGCGCTGCTGACGTGGCTGCCGCATCCGGGGACGGCGGTGTATGTGGGATACAACAACGATATCCAGAACATCGACCGCGCGTTGTGCAACCGGTTGCCGGATGGGGATTGCGATCCGAACAATACGACGCCGCCGGTGTCGAGGCTGTATTTGAATGATGGGCGACAATTCTTTGTGAAGGCGAGCTATCTGCTGCGGTTTTAG
- a CDS encoding M24 family metallopeptidase yields the protein MNLDALQSALRDAHLDGWLFYDHHHRDPIAYRILGLDENSFVSRRWFYFVPATGEPRKLVHRIESGKLDILPGTRDAYSSWQELEQKLESMLDGSTRIAMQYSPRNAIMYVSMVDAGTVELIRSFGKDIVSSADLVSIFEAVLTEEQIDSHYAAQKKVDAVLAAGWRRIGDSVRAGTKIGEIDVVNFFLESFQREGLFTDHGPNCSVGPNSADSHYEPTAETSRPIKQGDFVLIDIWAKLNSPQAIWYDITWTGVVGREPTDREHLVFNTVRDARDAAIAAVQSAYAKNQPIAGWQADDAARAIIRNAGFGPEFTHRTGHNIAVSLHGNGAHLDNLETHDERLLLPNTCFSVEPGIYIVGEFGVRSEVDMITRPGSAVVTGPAQSELLRV from the coding sequence GTGAACCTCGACGCCCTGCAGTCCGCGCTCCGCGACGCCCACCTCGACGGCTGGCTCTTCTACGACCACCACCACCGCGACCCCATCGCCTACCGCATCCTCGGCCTCGACGAGAACAGCTTCGTCTCCCGCCGCTGGTTCTACTTCGTCCCCGCCACCGGCGAGCCCCGCAAGCTCGTCCACCGCATCGAGTCCGGCAAGCTTGACATACTCCCCGGCACCCGCGACGCCTACTCCAGCTGGCAGGAGCTCGAACAGAAACTCGAGTCCATGCTCGATGGCTCGACCAGAATCGCCATGCAATACTCCCCGCGCAACGCCATCATGTACGTCTCCATGGTCGACGCAGGAACCGTTGAGCTCATCCGCAGCTTCGGCAAGGACATCGTCAGCTCCGCCGATCTCGTCAGCATCTTCGAGGCCGTCCTCACCGAGGAGCAGATCGACAGCCACTACGCCGCCCAGAAGAAGGTCGACGCCGTCCTCGCCGCCGGCTGGCGCCGCATCGGCGACAGCGTCCGCGCTGGCACGAAGATTGGCGAGATCGACGTAGTGAACTTCTTCCTCGAGTCCTTCCAGCGCGAAGGCCTCTTCACCGATCACGGCCCCAACTGCTCCGTCGGCCCCAACTCCGCCGACTCCCACTACGAGCCGACAGCCGAAACCTCACGCCCCATCAAGCAGGGCGACTTCGTCCTCATCGACATCTGGGCCAAACTGAACTCCCCACAGGCCATCTGGTACGACATCACCTGGACCGGCGTCGTCGGCCGCGAGCCCACCGACCGCGAGCACCTCGTCTTCAACACCGTCCGCGACGCCCGCGACGCCGCCATCGCAGCCGTCCAGTCAGCCTACGCGAAGAACCAGCCCATCGCCGGCTGGCAGGCCGACGACGCAGCCCGCGCCATCATCCGCAACGCAGGCTTCGGCCCGGAGTTCACCCACCGCACCGGCCACAACATCGCCGTCTCGCTCCACGGCAACGGCGCGCACCTGGACAACCTCGAGACCCACGACGAGCGCCTCCTGCTGCCCAACACCTGCTTCTCCGTGGAACCCGGCATCTACATCGTCGGCGAGTTCGGTGTCCGCAGCGAGGTCGACATGATCACCCGTCCCGGCAGCGCAGTCGTCACCGGCCCCGCCCAGTCCGAGCTCCTCCGCGTCTGA
- a CDS encoding DUF6677 family protein — MATPAKTPAAPDAAAKNSTFPMLVLLAGWLVPGLGHVLVGKKIRALLLFVSILGMYLIGLSLAGKVYQPNTGDILDILGFVGQLGMGLLYVIARVFSLGATSAVNTLADYGTKALVIAGLLNLISAVDAHSLANGRKASY, encoded by the coding sequence ATGGCTACTCCAGCGAAGACCCCCGCCGCCCCAGACGCAGCGGCTAAAAACTCAACCTTCCCGATGCTCGTCCTCCTAGCCGGCTGGCTCGTCCCCGGTCTCGGTCACGTCCTTGTCGGGAAAAAGATCCGCGCCCTGCTGCTCTTCGTCTCCATCCTCGGCATGTACCTCATCGGCCTCTCTCTCGCCGGCAAGGTCTACCAGCCCAACACAGGAGACATCCTCGACATCCTCGGCTTCGTCGGCCAGCTCGGCATGGGCCTGCTCTACGTCATCGCGCGGGTCTTCTCGCTCGGCGCCACGTCAGCCGTCAACACCCTCGCCGACTACGGCACCAAGGCCCTCGTCATCGCCGGCCTGCTCAACCTCATCTCCGCGGTCGACGCGCACTCGCTGGCCAACGGCAGAAAGGCCTCCTACTAA
- a CDS encoding type II secretion system protein translates to MATEIQSEAGERATANGEAGYMLLAVVVLIALVMIALAVAAPMVAADLQRDKELESQRRAEQYVRAIQLYYRRSHSYPPSIKALENTNNIRYLRHQYVDPLTGKADWKLIHLGEQKTKIHVFFGKELGEAVAGLGAAAPAVGAGGLGGAAIGPTTVNSSNALNAGFGGSTIGGSLGATGATGASGATGSTGSNGSSGDGGMFGDSAGGVIVGVTTSKSGNSITNPNQQTTYDTWEFWYDPRIEILKQSVNITGGGIASQSASSFGNNLNGTPNSANGASGSTGPSFGGSGTTTSPSTNPFP, encoded by the coding sequence ATGGCAACGGAGATCCAATCCGAGGCAGGAGAACGAGCGACAGCTAATGGCGAGGCCGGCTACATGCTGCTGGCTGTCGTGGTGCTGATTGCGCTGGTGATGATTGCACTGGCTGTAGCTGCGCCGATGGTTGCTGCCGATCTACAGCGCGATAAGGAGCTGGAGAGCCAGCGGCGGGCCGAGCAGTACGTTCGCGCCATCCAGCTCTATTATCGGAGGAGCCATAGCTATCCGCCGTCGATCAAGGCGCTGGAGAACACGAACAATATTCGTTATCTGCGTCACCAGTATGTTGACCCACTGACTGGCAAGGCGGACTGGAAGCTGATCCATCTGGGTGAGCAGAAGACGAAGATCCATGTGTTTTTTGGTAAGGAACTTGGTGAGGCGGTAGCCGGGCTTGGTGCTGCCGCGCCGGCGGTTGGGGCTGGAGGGCTGGGGGGAGCAGCCATCGGGCCGACGACGGTGAACAGCTCCAATGCGCTGAATGCGGGCTTTGGCGGATCCACGATTGGCGGCAGTTTGGGAGCGACCGGTGCAACAGGCGCGAGTGGGGCGACCGGCAGTACGGGTAGTAATGGAAGCAGCGGCGATGGCGGCATGTTTGGCGATAGCGCGGGCGGCGTGATTGTTGGGGTGACGACGTCGAAGTCGGGTAACTCGATCACGAACCCGAACCAGCAGACGACCTATGACACGTGGGAGTTCTGGTACGACCCGCGGATCGAGATCCTGAAGCAGTCGGTGAACATTACAGGAGGCGGGATTGCGTCGCAGTCGGCGAGCAGCTTCGGAAACAACCTGAATGGGACGCCGAACAGCGCGAACGGAGCCAGCGGTTCTACAGGACCAAGTTTCGGCGGCTCAGGCACAACGACTTCGCCGAGTACGAACCCGTTCCCGTAG
- a CDS encoding PilN domain-containing protein — protein sequence MKIQVNLATRPYVELRPYMLRLRWVMAGLAALSLALLIGAHVLQKQLDTAQAQMQAIKTRTKVAVSEKQANERRMRQPANAAVLDRAHFLNALFLRKSFSWTAVMMDLETVLPSGVQVTSIEPSVTADGDVVIRMRVAGDRDRAVQLVRNLEHSKRFLQPRLSSEAVQAKDLAQANASANGAPGNVEFEILANYNPLPEGEAYPKEKAVVEETSTPMEGRSHAAKSGAAAHATATRPGVTLKPMPPMQRRGPVPKPNPQMPVAPSKPGQNGKAA from the coding sequence ATGAAGATTCAGGTCAATCTTGCGACGCGACCGTATGTGGAGCTTCGGCCTTATATGCTGCGGCTGCGATGGGTCATGGCCGGGCTGGCGGCGCTGTCGCTGGCACTGTTGATTGGGGCCCATGTGCTGCAGAAGCAGCTGGACACAGCACAAGCCCAGATGCAGGCCATAAAGACAAGGACCAAGGTGGCTGTGTCGGAGAAGCAGGCGAATGAGCGCAGAATGCGTCAGCCAGCTAACGCTGCGGTTCTGGATCGTGCGCATTTTCTGAACGCACTCTTTCTGCGGAAGAGCTTTTCATGGACCGCGGTGATGATGGACCTCGAGACGGTGTTGCCGAGCGGGGTGCAGGTGACGTCCATTGAGCCGAGCGTGACTGCTGATGGTGACGTAGTGATTCGCATGCGTGTGGCGGGAGACCGTGACCGAGCTGTGCAGCTGGTGCGAAACCTGGAGCATTCAAAGCGGTTCCTGCAGCCCAGACTGAGCAGTGAAGCGGTACAGGCAAAGGACCTGGCGCAGGCCAATGCTTCGGCCAATGGTGCTCCGGGTAATGTCGAGTTCGAGATTCTTGCTAACTACAACCCGCTACCGGAGGGTGAGGCGTATCCCAAAGAGAAAGCTGTAGTGGAGGAAACATCGACGCCGATGGAAGGCAGGAGCCATGCGGCGAAGAGCGGTGCCGCTGCTCATGCAACTGCGACAAGGCCGGGTGTGACTCTGAAGCCGATGCCTCCGATGCAGCGCAGAGGGCCGGTGCCGAAACCGAATCCTCAGATGCCAGTGGCGCCGTCGAAGCCCGGGCAGAATGGGAAGGCTGCATGA
- a CDS encoding GspE/PulE family protein, whose translation MASPVPIVQPYTNDALNETERAQLLARRYHAEFVDLKNFKIQHELFKSVPVDMMFRYNFVPLEQSEGKLAIAVADPSKLMVIDEISGLLGARIVTRVATLSQITDLLKKNEQSQRVLDEASEGLAFDVLTSSENAEETLSIQKLTADEDISPIIRLVDTTIFTALEKRASDIHLETFDDSLLVKYRIDGVLQQAMAPIAREHHQTILSRIKVMSELDIAERRVPQDGRFRVRYKGRLIDFRVSIMPTVHGENAVLRVLDKESMSEKFTKLSLDVVGFAEKDLARFRRYIKEPYGMVLVTGPTGSGKTTTLYAALNEIKSEEDKIITIEDPVEYQIRGITQIPVNEKKGLTFARGLRSILRHDPDKILVGEIRDAETAQIAINSALTGHLVFTTVHANNVVDVLGRFLNMGVEPYNFVSALNCILAQRLVRQVCDFCVRDVRYSDAELENNGLNPREWQDVAFREGTGCIECGGTGYRGRSAIHELLELDDEIREMLLEKRPGSEIRKKAKEKGMAFLRDSALERVRAGITTLREINKVTFIETGR comes from the coding sequence ATGGCGAGTCCAGTTCCTATAGTTCAGCCGTACACGAACGATGCGTTGAACGAGACCGAGCGCGCGCAGCTGCTGGCGCGGCGGTATCATGCAGAGTTTGTCGATCTGAAGAACTTCAAGATCCAGCATGAGCTCTTCAAGAGCGTGCCCGTGGACATGATGTTCCGCTACAACTTCGTTCCGCTGGAACAGAGCGAGGGCAAGCTGGCTATCGCGGTAGCTGACCCCTCGAAGCTGATGGTGATTGACGAGATCTCCGGTCTGCTCGGTGCGCGGATCGTTACGCGCGTCGCGACCCTGAGCCAGATCACTGACCTGCTGAAGAAGAATGAGCAGAGCCAGCGCGTGCTCGATGAGGCAAGCGAAGGTCTGGCGTTCGACGTACTCACCAGTTCGGAGAACGCTGAGGAGACGCTGTCGATCCAGAAGCTGACGGCGGATGAAGACATCTCGCCGATCATTCGTCTTGTCGATACGACGATCTTTACAGCGCTCGAGAAGCGTGCCAGCGATATCCATCTGGAGACCTTTGATGATTCGTTGCTGGTGAAGTACCGCATCGACGGTGTGCTGCAGCAGGCGATGGCGCCGATCGCGCGTGAGCACCACCAGACGATCCTGAGCCGCATCAAGGTTATGAGCGAGTTGGACATCGCCGAGCGCCGCGTACCGCAGGACGGCCGCTTTCGCGTGCGCTACAAGGGGCGCCTGATCGACTTCCGCGTCTCGATCATGCCGACCGTTCACGGCGAGAATGCAGTGCTCCGCGTGCTCGACAAGGAGTCGATGAGCGAGAAGTTCACTAAGCTCTCGCTTGACGTTGTGGGCTTTGCGGAGAAGGACCTAGCCCGCTTCCGTCGCTACATCAAAGAGCCATACGGGATGGTGCTGGTGACCGGCCCGACCGGCTCCGGCAAGACGACTACGCTCTATGCCGCGCTCAATGAGATCAAGAGCGAGGAAGACAAGATCATCACCATCGAAGACCCGGTGGAGTATCAGATTCGTGGCATCACGCAGATTCCTGTAAACGAGAAGAAGGGACTTACTTTCGCGCGCGGTCTGCGTTCGATCTTGCGTCACGATCCCGACAAGATTCTTGTCGGCGAGATCCGCGACGCGGAGACTGCGCAGATCGCCATTAACTCCGCACTCACCGGCCATCTGGTGTTCACGACAGTTCATGCCAACAATGTGGTCGATGTGCTGGGACGTTTCCTGAATATGGGCGTCGAGCCGTACAACTTCGTCAGTGCGTTGAACTGCATCCTGGCCCAGCGGCTGGTGCGCCAGGTGTGCGACTTCTGCGTGCGCGATGTGAGGTACTCCGATGCAGAGTTGGAGAACAACGGATTGAATCCTCGCGAATGGCAAGATGTGGCCTTCCGTGAGGGCACGGGCTGCATTGAGTGCGGCGGCACAGGTTATCGCGGTCGGTCGGCCATCCACGAGCTGCTGGAACTGGACGACGAGATTCGCGAGATGCTCCTGGAAAAGCGGCCCGGGTCCGAGATTCGCAAGAAAGCCAAGGAAAAGGGCATGGCGTTTCTAAGGGATTCCGCCCTTGAACGGGTGCGCGCAGGTATTACGACGCTTCGCGAGATCAACAAGGTGACATTTATCGAGACGGGACGTTAG
- a CDS encoding type II secretion system F family protein, with translation MNEFTVKIADERGRIQEQVHSAATAEELRSRFTQAGYHVFSVNQRSALGGSTKKKIKLDTFLVFNQQFLTLIRAGLPILGSLDLLSRRQKDLGFQAQLEDVTARVKTGQSLSEAFDAQGTTPLVYTTTLLAGERSGNLEEVLQRYLDFQRVSLTFRKKLKASLIYPAFLIVMVVCLFIFLITFVVPRFADLYNQLGTKLPSLTLALLALGQNVQHYGIYAVPVIAAIIWLAVRWAKTDAGDALIDRVRIALPVLGQVWLKYQVGLFSRTLSTLLTGGLPLVPSLETAAKSIESKQIAKAVYSSVETVREGKGLSNSLEKTKVFPELAIEMIEVGESTGALPQMLNSVAEFFEEDVQTSLAAIMSLIEPLILIVMGVVVVIVLIALYLPIFSLNSVGGG, from the coding sequence ATGAATGAGTTCACAGTAAAAATCGCGGACGAACGAGGGCGCATCCAGGAGCAGGTCCACTCCGCGGCGACCGCCGAGGAGCTGCGCAGCCGCTTCACGCAGGCGGGCTACCACGTCTTTTCCGTGAACCAGCGCTCTGCGCTCGGTGGCTCGACCAAGAAGAAGATCAAGCTCGACACCTTCCTGGTCTTCAACCAGCAGTTCCTCACGCTCATCCGCGCCGGTCTGCCAATCCTCGGCTCACTCGACCTGCTCTCGCGCCGCCAGAAGGACCTTGGGTTCCAGGCACAGCTTGAGGATGTAACCGCCCGCGTCAAGACCGGTCAATCCCTCTCCGAAGCGTTTGACGCGCAGGGAACCACGCCGCTGGTCTACACCACCACGCTGCTCGCGGGCGAGCGCTCCGGCAACCTCGAAGAGGTGCTGCAGCGCTACCTGGACTTCCAGCGCGTCTCGCTTACCTTCCGCAAGAAGCTCAAGGCGAGCCTCATCTATCCGGCCTTCCTCATCGTGATGGTGGTCTGCCTCTTCATCTTCCTCATCACGTTTGTGGTGCCGCGCTTCGCCGACCTCTACAACCAGCTCGGCACCAAGCTGCCCTCGCTTACGCTGGCGCTGCTCGCGCTAGGGCAGAACGTGCAGCACTACGGCATTTACGCTGTACCGGTTATTGCAGCCATCATCTGGCTGGCCGTGCGCTGGGCGAAGACTGACGCTGGTGACGCCCTGATTGACCGCGTCCGTATCGCTCTGCCTGTGCTCGGTCAGGTCTGGCTGAAGTACCAGGTAGGCCTCTTCTCCCGCACACTCTCCACCCTGCTGACCGGGGGCCTGCCCCTTGTCCCCAGCCTGGAAACTGCTGCGAAGTCCATCGAATCCAAACAGATTGCCAAGGCCGTTTACTCCTCAGTGGAGACGGTGCGCGAGGGCAAAGGCCTCTCCAACAGTTTGGAGAAGACGAAGGTCTTTCCCGAGCTTGCGATCGAGATGATCGAAGTGGGCGAGAGCACAGGCGCGCTGCCGCAGATGCTGAACTCCGTCGCCGAGTTTTTTGAGGAAGATGTGCAGACCTCGCTGGCAGCCATCATGAGCCTGATCGAGCCGCTGATTCTGATTGTGATGGGCGTTGTAGTGGTCATCGTGCTGATTGCACTGTATCTGCCGATCTTCAGTTTGAACAGCGTCGGCGGCGGTTAG
- a CDS encoding iron-sulfur cluster assembly accessory protein, with protein sequence MATATTTPSVEVVTGPATTPNAPVVLTPAAITKVKEIMATQDPIPAGLRIGVVGGGCSGFQYSMSFENAAGMMDKVVRFEDLKVFVDATSAMYLNGCTVDYVETLEAAGFKFENPQVKSTCGCGSSFSV encoded by the coding sequence ATGGCAACTGCCACGACAACCCCGAGTGTAGAAGTAGTGACCGGCCCGGCAACGACGCCGAATGCTCCCGTGGTGCTCACCCCTGCTGCGATCACCAAGGTGAAGGAGATCATGGCCACCCAGGACCCCATCCCCGCAGGTCTGCGCATCGGCGTGGTGGGTGGCGGCTGCTCCGGCTTCCAATACTCCATGAGCTTTGAAAACGCTGCGGGCATGATGGACAAGGTCGTCCGCTTCGAAGACCTCAAGGTCTTCGTCGACGCCACCAGCGCCATGTACCTCAACGGCTGCACGGTCGACTACGTGGAGACCCTCGAGGCCGCCGGCTTCAAGTTCGAGAACCCCCAGGTGAAGTCCACCTGTGGCTGCGGTTCCAGCTTCAGCGTCTAA